One genomic segment of Prochlorococcus marinus str. MIT 0919 includes these proteins:
- a CDS encoding aminotransferase class IV: protein MRPNKSIGWINGNWGLPHDLKISINDRGLNFSDGIFETIYVENGHLVLLTEHFNRLTKNAKLLGMETPPQLESLQKILHEGIEKCCLKNNSGSIRLNWSRGENTSRGIDLHQSKRKELTSQLWIEINQIKPNFNPVSTMISQYEKRNASSVLSQCKTLNYIQSIQARREAQEAGFHDALLVSTTDEICCGTTSNIIVKRRNQFLTPRLESGCLAGVMRAQALKKGIIQEAKLSIDPEEDDEWLLINSLSCRAISRINKIPTKLFTDPESFWRSLFTKND, encoded by the coding sequence GTGAGACCTAATAAATCTATAGGATGGATAAATGGAAATTGGGGCTTGCCACATGACTTGAAAATTTCTATTAATGATAGGGGGCTGAATTTTAGCGATGGAATATTCGAAACTATTTATGTAGAAAATGGACATTTAGTACTACTGACTGAACATTTCAATCGTTTAACAAAAAATGCTAAGTTATTAGGAATGGAAACACCTCCTCAATTGGAGTCGTTACAAAAAATTCTGCACGAAGGTATTGAAAAATGCTGTTTAAAGAATAATAGTGGATCAATTAGACTAAATTGGAGCAGAGGAGAAAATACTAGTAGAGGAATCGATTTACATCAAAGTAAAAGAAAAGAATTAACGAGTCAATTATGGATAGAGATTAATCAAATAAAACCTAATTTTAATCCAGTCTCTACAATGATTAGTCAATACGAGAAAAGAAATGCAAGTAGTGTATTAAGTCAATGCAAAACACTGAATTACATTCAATCAATCCAAGCAAGAAGAGAGGCTCAAGAAGCTGGGTTTCATGATGCTTTACTTGTCAGCACTACTGATGAAATTTGTTGTGGAACCACATCAAACATTATAGTGAAGCGAAGAAATCAATTCTTAACTCCAAGACTAGAAAGTGGCTGCTTAGCAGGTGTCATGCGGGCACAAGCTTTAAAAAAAGGAATAATCCAAGAAGCTAAGCTTTCAATTGACCCAGAAGAAGATGATGAATGGCTTCTAATCAATAGTCTGAGTTGTCGCGCAATTTCTAGAATAAATAAAATACCAACTAAATTATTTACAGACCCTGAAAGTTTCTGGAGATCATTATTTACCAAGAACGATTAA
- the cobA gene encoding uroporphyrinogen-III C-methyltransferase, whose translation MNDGHPGTVYLVGAGPGDPDLLTVKASRLISQCEALVYDSLVPHEMLNLVSNNCECIFVGKRRGHHSTPQLETNNVLLKLAKQYKSVVRLKGGDPFVFGRGAEEALFLQRNQVNVEVVPGITSGIAVPSYFGIPLTHRLAGSSVTFVTGHEGNHKMQPFVNWKSLANSTNTLVIYMGVHNLSYIVQELLDGGLLPETPSVVIQQGTVVGQRLLKTSVRNLVEEVENNNFISPAIVIIGEVVNFQVESCAPSPANVTMPILF comes from the coding sequence ATGAATGATGGTCATCCTGGCACTGTTTATTTAGTAGGCGCAGGCCCTGGTGATCCTGACTTACTAACTGTTAAGGCAAGTAGGTTAATTAGTCAATGTGAAGCCCTTGTATATGACTCTTTAGTGCCTCATGAAATGCTTAATTTAGTGAGTAATAATTGTGAGTGTATATTTGTTGGCAAACGTCGTGGTCATCATTCCACTCCTCAGCTGGAAACTAATAATGTTTTATTAAAGTTAGCCAAGCAATATAAATCTGTTGTTCGTTTGAAAGGTGGTGATCCCTTTGTATTTGGTAGAGGAGCAGAGGAAGCCTTATTTTTACAACGTAATCAAGTTAATGTTGAAGTTGTACCTGGAATAACATCTGGCATTGCAGTCCCTTCTTATTTTGGCATTCCTCTTACTCATCGCCTGGCAGGTAGTTCAGTAACTTTCGTTACAGGTCACGAAGGAAACCATAAAATGCAACCTTTTGTTAATTGGAAGTCCCTTGCGAACTCAACAAATACTTTGGTCATTTATATGGGTGTACATAATCTTTCTTATATTGTTCAAGAATTACTTGATGGTGGATTGCTTCCTGAGACACCTTCAGTTGTAATACAGCAAGGAACTGTTGTTGGTCAAAGACTTCTGAAAACTAGTGTTCGGAACCTTGTGGAAGAAGTGGAGAATAATAATTTTATTTCACCAGCAATAGTCATTATTGGAGAAGTTGTTAATTTTCAAGTTGAATCCTGTGCACCATCACCAGCAAATGTAACTATGCCAATTTTATTTTAA
- a CDS encoding anthranilate phosphoribosyltransferase family protein produces MNEESNRERFKKHLRKIGSGTNTSRGMTRGESAEALELILKGDPSPAQIGAFMIAHRIRRPEPQELAGMVDAYIKLGPTLQASTTNCRPICFGMPFDGRNKTAPIYPLTTLVLLDAGLPIVLQGGGRMPVKYGVSTQELFNELGLSLQGLNMNQVQEGFTKNGLALIYQPEHFPIAEKLIQYRDDIGKRPPLASMELIWTAHEGNHLFITGYVHPPTESRHIEALEILGEKNIVTIKGLEGSTDISLSRTSKLTKIKSNTYEVFTLNPKDYSCKSTDLPWQDLPTWRMQSLNTLNGEGPLKKAVMWNAGIYLWLGEIASSISDGIKQAEISLNSGSAKSKLQNLIQWRSKIK; encoded by the coding sequence ATGAATGAAGAATCTAATCGAGAACGTTTTAAAAAGCACTTACGCAAGATAGGTAGTGGAACCAACACAAGTCGAGGAATGACTCGTGGAGAATCTGCAGAGGCTCTAGAGCTAATTCTGAAAGGTGATCCTAGCCCTGCTCAAATTGGAGCATTTATGATTGCCCATCGAATTCGAAGGCCAGAACCTCAAGAACTTGCAGGAATGGTAGATGCTTATATCAAGTTAGGCCCCACTCTCCAAGCAAGCACAACTAATTGTCGCCCAATATGCTTTGGGATGCCATTTGATGGTCGAAATAAAACGGCACCTATATATCCATTAACGACTTTAGTACTTCTAGATGCTGGCCTCCCTATAGTTTTACAAGGAGGTGGTCGTATGCCAGTTAAATATGGAGTAAGTACTCAAGAGTTATTTAATGAACTTGGTCTTTCACTACAAGGTCTCAATATGAATCAAGTTCAAGAGGGTTTTACTAAAAATGGTTTGGCATTAATCTATCAACCTGAACACTTTCCTATAGCCGAAAAACTAATCCAATATAGAGATGATATCGGCAAGAGACCTCCGTTAGCCAGTATGGAATTAATTTGGACAGCTCATGAAGGTAATCATCTTTTCATTACTGGGTATGTTCACCCTCCAACAGAAAGTAGACATATAGAAGCTCTAGAAATTCTTGGTGAGAAAAATATAGTCACTATAAAAGGACTTGAAGGAAGTACCGATATTTCATTAAGCCGCACTTCTAAATTAACAAAGATAAAAAGTAACACCTATGAAGTTTTTACCCTAAACCCAAAAGACTATTCATGCAAAAGCACAGATTTACCTTGGCAAGACCTACCTACATGGAGAATGCAAAGCTTAAACACACTTAATGGAGAGGGCCCATTAAAAAAAGCTGTAATGTGGAATGCAGGTATTTACTTATGGTTAGGGGAAATAGCAAGTAGCATCTCAGATGGAATAAAACAAGCTGAAATCAGTCTTAATTCAGGTTCAGCAAAATCAAAGCTTCAAAACTTAATTCAATGGCGATCAAAAATAAAGTAA
- a CDS encoding MFS transporter, with amino-acid sequence MAIKNKVIPICAFFTLLDDRLGESFIFPLLPFLLERFTSSGTTLALLSGSYALAQFSVSPLIGALSDRYGRKPILKVCIAGSLIAISLFGITLSLNWESVLPLWATTVPLILLFIARIIDGLSGGTAATATAILADISTPENRAKTFGLIGLAFGLGFAIGPPLGGRLAEINPTFAVIPAAIFAIINLGLVTWILPETLPLTERSLLPKKRNLNPFSQLAKLFANQSVRRPCLGFFLFFMAFNGFTTVLVLYLKESFAWTSSLAGWVFAMVGIIAMIVQGGLIGPLVKKFGELQLTIIGLGLLTTGCLLIPMANQSTSRPVVFFGSALLAAGTGLVTPCLRGLISRRIKTSNQGTVLGGLQGLQSLGTFLGGTAAGFAYDQIGQKSPFFGGALILVLVITLLSRINLKSKGDILV; translated from the coding sequence ATGGCGATCAAAAATAAAGTAATACCAATCTGTGCATTTTTTACACTTCTAGATGATCGATTAGGAGAAAGTTTTATCTTTCCGTTACTTCCATTTTTATTAGAGCGTTTTACTAGTAGCGGAACAACACTTGCTCTTCTTTCAGGAAGTTATGCCCTCGCACAATTTTCAGTATCTCCTTTAATTGGAGCATTAAGTGATCGATATGGGCGAAAGCCAATTCTCAAGGTTTGTATAGCTGGCTCATTAATAGCAATAAGTCTTTTTGGAATAACTCTAAGTTTAAATTGGGAAAGTGTCCTACCTCTCTGGGCTACAACAGTTCCACTAATCTTACTATTTATAGCAAGAATCATAGATGGTTTAAGTGGTGGAACCGCAGCTACAGCTACAGCAATTCTTGCCGATATATCAACTCCAGAAAATCGAGCAAAAACATTTGGTTTAATTGGATTAGCTTTTGGACTTGGTTTTGCAATAGGGCCTCCACTAGGTGGGCGATTAGCAGAAATTAACCCTACTTTTGCAGTCATACCCGCTGCAATATTTGCAATTATCAACCTCGGATTAGTTACATGGATACTCCCTGAAACCTTACCTCTAACTGAAAGAAGTTTGTTGCCAAAAAAAAGAAACCTCAATCCCTTTAGCCAATTAGCAAAATTATTTGCAAATCAATCAGTAAGAAGGCCATGCCTTGGCTTTTTCTTATTTTTCATGGCATTTAATGGTTTTACCACCGTACTCGTACTCTATTTAAAAGAATCATTTGCGTGGACAAGCAGTCTTGCTGGATGGGTATTTGCAATGGTAGGCATTATCGCAATGATTGTCCAAGGAGGGTTAATTGGTCCATTAGTGAAAAAGTTTGGAGAATTACAGTTGACAATAATTGGCCTAGGGCTACTAACAACAGGGTGCTTACTGATACCAATGGCAAATCAATCCACTTCAAGACCTGTAGTTTTTTTTGGTTCTGCTTTATTAGCAGCAGGAACTGGATTGGTCACGCCATGCTTGCGTGGGCTTATCTCTAGACGTATCAAAACATCAAATCAAGGAACAGTTCTAGGAGGATTACAGGGTCTCCAAAGTCTCGGTACTTTCCTAGGTGGTACTGCGGCCGGATTTGCATATGATCAAATTGGTCAAAAAAGCCCTTTCTTTGGGGGTGCACTAATACTTGTTTTAGTAATAACTCTCTTATCTCGCATTAATCTAAAATCAAAAGGAGACATTTTAGTATGA
- the ppk1 gene encoding polyphosphate kinase 1, whose product MTPKSSNKKYINRELSWINFNERVLAQALDQRNPLLEQAKFSAIFSNNLDEFFMVRVASLKSQVEAGITKKSDDGKSPEKQLEEIRKQLEPLLEKQQNHFENTLKNALKKKDVYLIDYCELNSRQKIWADNYFQTAIFPVLTPLAVDPAHPFPFVSNLSLNIAALIRDPETNKEQFVRVKIPMKTMDRFIRIPTDLTKDESGKSYHAIPLEQIVAYNLQMLFPGMSIGKHSFFRVTRDADLELRDLEADDLMIALEEGLRKRRMGGEVVRLEVSKNMPNTILNLLMQGMVVGKEDLYQVNGLLGLDELFKLEKIDRPSLKNPSQRGSTHSLLKNSQRGLLEDGSIKNEEFKSIFSIIRKQDLLLHHPYDLFATSVEEFINQSANDPLVMGIKMTLYRVSQNSKIIEALMRAAENGKQVLALVELKARFDEDNNIQWAKQLEKSGVHVVYGVLGLKTHTKIALVIRKEKDRLRSYFHIGTGNYNSKTSKLYTDLGLLSVNPELGQDLIELFNYLTGFSKQQTFRKILVAPMTLRDGIESLIKREIEFAKNGGKGKIKAKMNSLVDNNIINLLYEASQAGVKIDLIVRGMCCLYPQKKGLSENIKVVSIIGRYLEHSRIFWFNNGGESKVFIGSADWMRRNLERRVEAVTPIEDKFLKEELKKLLDIYLRDNKNAWEMQSDGSFIQRTPDGEEKCAQNELITGLLKNP is encoded by the coding sequence ATGACCCCTAAAAGTTCCAACAAAAAATATATTAATAGAGAGTTAAGTTGGATAAATTTTAATGAGCGAGTGCTAGCACAAGCATTAGACCAAAGGAATCCTTTATTAGAGCAAGCAAAATTTAGTGCCATATTCAGCAATAATCTAGATGAGTTTTTTATGGTGAGAGTCGCCTCATTAAAATCACAAGTAGAAGCGGGTATAACGAAAAAAAGTGATGACGGTAAAAGTCCTGAAAAACAATTAGAGGAAATCAGGAAACAACTAGAGCCGCTTCTAGAAAAGCAACAAAATCATTTTGAAAATACTTTAAAAAATGCTCTGAAAAAAAAAGATGTTTATTTAATTGACTATTGTGAATTAAATTCTCGTCAAAAAATTTGGGCAGATAACTATTTTCAAACTGCTATTTTCCCAGTCTTAACACCTTTAGCAGTTGACCCTGCACACCCATTCCCATTTGTAAGCAATCTCAGTCTAAATATTGCCGCGCTTATTCGTGATCCAGAAACAAATAAAGAACAATTTGTCAGAGTAAAGATCCCTATGAAAACAATGGATAGATTTATACGTATTCCTACTGATTTAACTAAAGATGAATCTGGCAAAAGTTATCACGCAATTCCTTTAGAGCAAATAGTTGCGTATAACTTACAAATGCTCTTCCCAGGTATGTCCATAGGAAAGCATTCTTTTTTCAGAGTTACAAGAGATGCTGATTTGGAACTAAGAGATTTAGAGGCTGACGATTTGATGATCGCGTTAGAAGAAGGGTTGCGTAAACGTCGAATGGGCGGAGAAGTTGTAAGACTTGAAGTCTCTAAAAATATGCCAAACACAATTTTAAATTTGTTGATGCAAGGAATGGTAGTAGGGAAAGAGGATCTATATCAAGTTAATGGCCTTCTTGGCTTAGATGAATTATTCAAATTAGAAAAAATTGATCGGCCATCTCTAAAAAATCCATCTCAAAGAGGATCTACACATTCGCTACTTAAAAATAGCCAGAGAGGGTTACTCGAAGACGGTTCCATAAAAAATGAAGAATTCAAAAGTATCTTTTCAATCATTAGAAAACAAGATTTACTGCTTCACCACCCTTATGACCTCTTCGCCACATCTGTTGAAGAATTCATAAATCAATCTGCCAACGACCCTTTAGTGATGGGCATTAAAATGACTTTATATCGGGTTTCTCAAAATTCAAAAATCATCGAAGCATTAATGCGTGCTGCAGAAAATGGAAAGCAAGTCTTGGCACTTGTAGAACTAAAAGCCAGGTTTGATGAAGATAATAATATTCAATGGGCCAAACAACTTGAAAAGTCAGGTGTTCATGTGGTCTATGGAGTTCTTGGACTAAAGACACATACAAAAATTGCATTAGTTATTCGGAAAGAAAAAGATAGATTACGTAGCTACTTTCATATTGGTACAGGGAACTACAACTCAAAAACTTCTAAACTCTATACAGATCTAGGTTTATTGTCTGTTAACCCCGAACTAGGGCAGGACTTAATCGAACTTTTCAATTATTTAACAGGTTTTTCCAAGCAACAAACTTTTAGAAAAATATTAGTTGCACCTATGACACTCAGAGATGGGATAGAAAGCCTGATAAAGCGGGAAATAGAATTTGCAAAAAATGGAGGAAAAGGGAAAATTAAAGCAAAGATGAATTCCTTAGTTGATAACAACATAATTAATTTACTTTATGAGGCTTCTCAAGCAGGTGTAAAGATAGATTTAATTGTCAGAGGCATGTGTTGTTTATACCCTCAAAAAAAAGGTCTAAGTGAAAATATCAAGGTTGTAAGTATTATCGGAAGGTATTTAGAGCATTCACGAATTTTTTGGTTTAATAATGGTGGAGAGTCAAAAGTTTTTATAGGAAGTGCAGATTGGATGCGTCGTAATTTGGAGAGAAGAGTAGAAGCAGTAACTCCTATCGAAGACAAATTCCTGAAGGAAGAGCTAAAAAAGCTTTTAGATATTTATCTCAGGGACAACAAAAATGCATGGGAAATGCAAAGTGATGGAAGTTTTATACAGCGAACGCCGGATGGTGA